Part of the Pseudobdellovibrionaceae bacterium genome is shown below.
CCGGGGCGCCCCCTCCACCTTCGTTACCGCCATTGTTGTCGGGCCCACCGCCGCCGGCGCTATTGTCAGAAACGGTGCCATTTAATGAACTACCAAGTTTACAACCAATACTTGTCAAAAATACTGATGCGACTATTAAAATCCTCAATAAAAACACACTCGACTCCTTTCGGTCACGGTCTGGCGTTAACTTAATTTTACCACTGGCCGAGCCAACAAAAAATAAATTGTTGAACGGTGTCTTATAATGAGATGTAAGTACGGGTTCTTTTTTGAGATCGTCAGTTAGATAGAATAGTTCACGATCAAAATTCGGCTAGCGAACTTTTATAAACTTCAAAGCCCCCAAGCGATCTTTTCAAGCGCTTCGGTCTCTTCCGCCCAGTAATTGAAATCTTTAAACTGTGGAAAAAGCTGTGGGAACGTGGGATCTTGCCAGCGGCTGGCAATCCAAGCGGCATAGCGAACAATGCGAAGCCCTCTTAGGGGCTCAAATAAACGTGTTTGACGGAAGTCGAATTCTCTAAGTTCTTCATAGCCTGACAAAATTTCTTCTTGCTCGACCTTTGAATCCTCACCGCCAGTAAACAGCATCCAAAAATCTTGTGCTGGAGGTCCCATGCAAAAATCATCGAAATCCACAAAGAAAAACACAGGCTTTTCCCCGGCGGCATCGCTGTGTAGCAGATTGCCTCTATGGCAGTCGCCGTGGATTCTTATAAACTCATTTTCATCTATTGCGCTTTCAAGATATTCAAATATTTCAGTGGCGGCCTCTTCATACCGTTGCCAGACTTCGGGGCTGACCCAGTCTTCTAAAAAATCAAGAGCCGGCCATCCCGCTGTATCTGTATTGAGATAGGGGCGGTGTTTTGCTGATTGCCGTGCGCCTACGTTGTGAAGCTGGGCTAGAGATCGACCAATAGCGTGGTAGTCTTCAATAAAAAGCTCTTCAGGCATGCGGCCAAAAAACTTCGGAAAAAGGCCAACAAACATTCCATGGTATTCAGAAAGCGTAGAGCCGTTTTTTTGCTGAAGAGGGGCCACCGTGGGCAATCCAGCCTGTTTGAGTTCTAAAAGAAATTGGTGTTCTTCAAGAATAGCCTCTTTTGACCACCGGCCGGGTCGATAAAATTTTGCTATTACGCGGTCTCGTAATTCTTCAGAACTGGTGCCAGGCTCAAGACGTAAATCAAACACCCTGTTCTCAAAGGAGTTCAGCTGCATATATTCACCCGTGGGGGAAAACCCCGCGGCATCAAGGGCCTGCATCACCTCATTGGGATCAAGCTCGTAGAATTTCTTTGGGTTTTTAACAGCCAACTCAAACATGGCCCCAATCTATCGAACAAATCAAATAGACACAAATACTCTATGGGTATTGCCTGAGAGCCCCATCTAGTGGGATTATTACCCTACATGGGTTTATTTTCTCAGGCCAACAGTAACAAGTTTGAGTTTCGAGGGTTTTCAGTGAGTGTGCTGAGGCGGCCCTATCAGCGCACCATCGGCGTTACGGTTAAACCCAGCGGACTGATAGCGGTCACAGCATCAAAGACGACTCCCCATCGACTGATTAACAATTTTCTTAAAAAATGCGAACCGTGGATAGAGAAGGTGCAGTGTGAATACTCAGATCTTCGAAAAAAATATCCCAAAAAACTGGGCCTACAAGGCGAGCCTTATTTATTTAAGGGCGAGGTGAAGCATTTGGACTTTGCGCCTTATTTAAAATCCAAAATGACCTTTCACGTGGGCGCAAATGGACTCAACTGCTATGTGGGGCAAGGCGATTGGTCAAACGCCTATTTGATTGTGCCACAGAGGCAGGTGATAAACCCCATTAGGCGGTTTTACAAAAACCAGGGTCGAAGATTTTTAACTGAATGGGTTGAGAGTTATTCCCAGCAGATGCAGCTTTATCCGAAAAAATTGTCGTTTCGTTCACAAAAAACCCGGTGGGGGAGTTGTTCAAGCTATGGATCCATCAGTTTGAACTGGCGCCTGATAGCGGCACCGGTGGAGGTGGCCCAATACGTGGTGATTCACGAGTTGGCCCACTTAAAATATCAAAATCACTCGCACCAGTTCTGGAATTTAGTGGAACAACACTGCCCACAGTGGCGTGTGCACCGTCGATGGTTGAGTGAAAACCAATATGAGTTTGACTTTCTGGCAGAGTCTTCTGAGTTGCATCCGGAGGACGGCTTTTAAAGTTGGTCCAACGTATTAAAATGATTGCCAATTTGTGAAATCCTAGCGATCCTAAAAGTCGTAGATTTTCGATGAGGTGCACACAGCTATGAATCACAACACATCAGAGATAAACTCACGCCAGATAAAACCCACAGCGCCAGCCTTGGGTGCGTACACGGACTATCGGCGTTTTTTAAAAGACTTCTACGAATTCAAACGCGCCTCAGACCCGCAATCCATCAGGCCTTATTCTTATGCCCATTTCAGTGCGGCGGCCGATATTAAATCACCCAATTATTTAAAGATGATCATCGAGGGCAAAAGAAATCTCTCAAAGTCTATGGTGGCAAAGTTTGCAAAGGCTCTGCAGCTCACTCGGGCTGAGACAGACGAGTTTGAGGTGTTGGTTCTCTACGGACAGGCCGCCGATGCCCTTGAAAAAAACCGTTACCTGAAAAGCCTTTCTGAGCTTCGGGTGAAGAGAAAGATCGAAAACGGTGAGCTTGACGGGCAGGCCTGGAGCAAGGTGCCCTCATGGGTGGCCTTTGCACTTCAAGCCTTAGCTGAGCAAAAGGGTGTGGAGTTCACTGCTCAAAACTTAAGGCAAATTCTTGGCGGTCGAGCCACGGTAGACGAAATCCAACGTACGCTTGATATGATGATCAAAAACGGAGACCTGGTTAGAGATCAAGAATCCGGCGTGATCAGTCGCGGGCTAAAGCCAGCCCAAAACACCGAGGAGCTTCCGCCAGCGGCCGTAAGAAAGCTGCAGGCCGAGCTGATCTACCTTGGTATGGAGTCGTTATTAGAGGGCCGGCCTGAGGAGCGCGAGTTTGGTTCTGTGACCTTGGCGCTCACGGAAGAAGAGTTTAAGCAGCTCAAGTTTGAGCTTCGCCACTTTAGAAAGCGCATCTACAAAGAGACACTGGTCAATAGAGAACAAAAACCAGGCGACCGAGTCTTTCAATTTAATATTCAGTTGTTTCCGATTTCAGAGGGATCTTAGGCCAAAACAAGAGACTTCAGTTCGGCCCTAGCGATGAACAGGAAGGAACTCATCATTCCAACGTTCTTTCTCGAGGGGGGGAGGGGGAAAGAGCCCACCGCTAGAGCCTTATGAAGCTTTCAGCATACGTTCCACTTCAGCCTACATTCAGCAATCTAAAGAAGGAGCAAGGTTTAGGCCAAAAGTTGGGCTGTGTCTAGAGTCATTTAATAAGTCTATACGTGAATTTTGAAAGACCTGAGTCCGCCAAAAGTGTCACTTTGGTGCGGATAATGTCATTGTTACAGGGTTAAGCGAGTGATTGATGGATTTTCTTAATACATTGATCACTGATCACCACAAGCCCAGCGTTTCGGGCTGTTTCTTCGGCGTCTGCATTTGTAACACCCTCTTGCAGCCAAAGCACCTTAGCCTTAAGGCGTATGGACTCGCTGGCCACCTTTGGTACGAACTCCGGTGCTCGAAACACATCCACAATTTCTAAGGGGCCGGGAACATCGGCTAACGTAGGATAGACGGCACAGCCTAAGATTTCGCTGCAGCCCGGGCGTACGCCCACTACCTGAAATCCCTGGTCAATCAGATAACGGGCCACCTTATGGCTATCCCGTTCCGGCTTCGGGCTGAGGCCGATAATGGCAATTTTCTTATAGGTGGCGAACAAATTTTTGTACTCTTCGGGTTTCACTGACAGCGCCTTTCAAAAATACAGTAACCAATGGCTATGTCTTACCAACCGGACAAGGGCAGGGCAATCTTCGAGGTCAAAGCTATAAAAAAAGAGGCAAAGGCTCCTAAAAAATAAACCTCACGGCGCCCCGGCTGGCCGCAGGGCCACCCGCGACATTTCAAGTTCTCGGTACACGTCAATGGGTGAGGTCAGTGTGTAGGCCAATAGTCGTTGCAAGAAAAACTCATAGAGCTCATAGGAGGCATCGTCGGCGAGCGAACGAAAGTAAGCCCGAGCCTCGTTTATCCCCACAGGTTGGGCTTTTAAAACCAAATAGGCATCATGGTAGCGTTTGGCCAAGGTGGCATAAGAAGAGGATCTTTTGTCCCGTCGTTCTACGAAAAACTTAGTGAAATATTGCAGGTCACCCTTTGAAGCCAACGCAGCAATGTAAAATCCGAGAGAATAGTGGCCATTGGGGCCAGTCAGAGACTCTTCGTGCGCCCCAAATGCCGCCAAGAGTTCTGCTATCATCACCTCAATTTCAGGAAAGCTCGTGGATCCATGCTTTTTGACTTTAGCGGCCTCCGAAAAATCCATTTCAAGCTGGCCCCAGTTTTCGAGGTCTTCCCCCAGGGTAGTTGCCGCCATTTTTATCATTTCCGGTACAATGGTGCGTCCAATCCACTGAGCAGATAGGCCAGAAGTCAGCATTTTTCTAAACTGTTCAGGAAAGCTATCTAAAAGGGCCCGAGTGTACCGGCCCTCAAGGCAAAATCGGCTGCACGAATCAAGTGAGCCAATTTCTGAGGAAGTTTTTAATAAGTTAGAAAATAGTACATTGCTGTTTTGAGCAATGAACTTTTGCACCAGATCCTCTTTAGATACCGGAAACTGAATCACAGACCGGCAAGATTGATCAGGCCCCCCCTGAGAGAAGCTGAGCGGCGAAAAAGCCAAAAATCCAAAGAAAAACGAGAAGGCCAAGGTCAATGGGTGACGAAAACTCACAAACGTACTCCTAAATCTGGGGGCAGAGCTCAAACTAACAGCAACTTCTATGCCCAAATGTAGCTGAATCTTGACAGAACTCCCTCAGAGACCCATGTTTAGTACTGAATAAAGTTCTTTGAAATTATGGGGGCGACATGGCTTCGACGTGGGTCGTGAAGCTTAAGGAGCATGCCGGGGCGCTCGTGGACCTCGATAAAAACGAGCATTATGTAGTTGGCACTACTGAAATGCCTCTTGCTGCCTAATTAGTGCAGCTTGCGCCGACTAAGTAAGGGGTGACGTTACTTAGAAGGTGTCATTATAGTCACCTCGATGAGATGTTGTTTTCTCCAGAGCATCTCGTTTAAAAAAGCTGGGGGAAGGTCAATCCGAAGTTTGTTTGTGGACGCCAGATTGATCTAAATAAAACACAAACTAAGCATGTAGCCGCCTTAATGTGAATCACTTGCGGACGCGGGTTCGATTCCCGCCGCCTCCACCAAATTTTTCAACTGGTAAGTCCCCCGAAACGGGGGAAAACCTAAACCCTTTAAACCATGAACTAAAACAGGAGGCCCGCAGACGCGAGTTCACCTGGGGATCGTTAGTCGAAATTAGCGAATGTTAATCGGCTTAGCCCCACATTTGCCCCATTCTTGCCCCACGTTTTTTGAGCGAGTTTTTGTAAAACTACATGCTTAGAAAATTCAAAGTAGGAGCAAGAAAACCAAGTCAGTTTTCAAACAGTTAGAGTTCCATGCCTATGTGAAATGTGCCTACACACATAGAAAGGAACTACTATGTCTAAGAAAAGCGGTCAAAAACACAAAACCAAAGAGAGTCGTACACTCCAATTTCTGCGCCAGCAGGCTGGGCTGAGCACCCGAGGTGCAGCCAAAGCCTCTGGCCTGAAAGATGGGATCATCAACCATCTGGAGCACGGGCGGGTTCGTGTGCATCCTCATCATTTGGAGGCATTGCTCCCAGCATATGGAGCCACACGAAAAACCTATGAGATGTTCGCCTCTGGCAAGGTGCCCTTGCCTCAAGATTTGAGGAAGGAGTGCCTGGAAATCGTCCAAGAGATGTCTCCGGAGCAATTGCAAACAGCTCATCCGGTACTTCAATCACTTTCAAAGAATAACTAGGAGGTCTGCCATGATTACACTATTACTACGATTAATGCTCATCGCTGCTCTTTTGCAGTTTGGAATTTCACTGTCTGAATCCGAGTTCTGCTGGTCGCGTCAATGCGTCCAGCAGATCGAAAAACATTCGAGGGATGTTTTGAAGATCGACTGGAAACCAATTGTTGTGTTTCCAGAGGAGGCGAAGAGGTTTAGGTAGTTGTTGAAATTCTGTATTTTTGTTCCCGATTTTTGAAGGCGGTGGCCCCGCCTTCTAAGATGTCACAGACATCTTCTCTAATGCCAACATTAGATGGATCTACTACTTTGCTGTTTTCAAGAGAGCCAGACATATAGGAGACCTTTTCACCTTCATTCGCGGCCACAATTACTTGCTCTGCATCCGCATTTACCACTAAGTTTGCGTTGTGAGTAACCACAATAACCTGCCGAAAATTCTTAATTGTACGAAACAAAGGAACCAATTCGTGCATGATAAATTTATTGTCAAGGTCATCTTCTG
Proteins encoded:
- a CDS encoding serine/threonine protein kinase translates to MFELAVKNPKKFYELDPNEVMQALDAAGFSPTGEYMQLNSFENRVFDLRLEPGTSSEELRDRVIAKFYRPGRWSKEAILEEHQFLLELKQAGLPTVAPLQQKNGSTLSEYHGMFVGLFPKFFGRMPEELFIEDYHAIGRSLAQLHNVGARQSAKHRPYLNTDTAGWPALDFLEDWVSPEVWQRYEEAATEIFEYLESAIDENEFIRIHGDCHRGNLLHSDAAGEKPVFFFVDFDDFCMGPPAQDFWMLFTGGEDSKVEQEEILSGYEELREFDFRQTRLFEPLRGLRIVRYAAWIASRWQDPTFPQLFPQFKDFNYWAEETEALEKIAWGL
- a CDS encoding M48 family metallopeptidase, with the translated sequence MGLFSQANSNKFEFRGFSVSVLRRPYQRTIGVTVKPSGLIAVTASKTTPHRLINNFLKKCEPWIEKVQCEYSDLRKKYPKKLGLQGEPYLFKGEVKHLDFAPYLKSKMTFHVGANGLNCYVGQGDWSNAYLIVPQRQVINPIRRFYKNQGRRFLTEWVESYSQQMQLYPKKLSFRSQKTRWGSCSSYGSISLNWRLIAAPVEVAQYVVIHELAHLKYQNHSHQFWNLVEQHCPQWRVHRRWLSENQYEFDFLAESSELHPEDGF
- a CDS encoding TIGR02147 family protein, which codes for MNHNTSEINSRQIKPTAPALGAYTDYRRFLKDFYEFKRASDPQSIRPYSYAHFSAAADIKSPNYLKMIIEGKRNLSKSMVAKFAKALQLTRAETDEFEVLVLYGQAADALEKNRYLKSLSELRVKRKIENGELDGQAWSKVPSWVAFALQALAEQKGVEFTAQNLRQILGGRATVDEIQRTLDMMIKNGDLVRDQESGVISRGLKPAQNTEELPPAAVRKLQAELIYLGMESLLEGRPEEREFGSVTLALTEEEFKQLKFELRHFRKRIYKETLVNREQKPGDRVFQFNIQLFPISEGS
- a CDS encoding CoA-binding protein, with protein sequence MSVKPEEYKNLFATYKKIAIIGLSPKPERDSHKVARYLIDQGFQVVGVRPGCSEILGCAVYPTLADVPGPLEIVDVFRAPEFVPKVASESIRLKAKVLWLQEGVTNADAEETARNAGLVVISDQCIKKIHQSLA
- a CDS encoding helix-turn-helix domain-containing protein; amino-acid sequence: MSKKSGQKHKTKESRTLQFLRQQAGLSTRGAAKASGLKDGIINHLEHGRVRVHPHHLEALLPAYGATRKTYEMFASGKVPLPQDLRKECLEIVQEMSPEQLQTAHPVLQSLSKNN